The nucleotide sequence GCTGGCCCAGACGCCGGCCCGGCTCGTGCTGGCGCGCGCCAACGGCGCCGGCCGGCGCTCGGCGGCGCTGCGCGTGCTCGTTCCGGGCTTTCCCGACGGCGAGGCCGAGCTGATCGGTCCCGGCAGCCGGAGATCCCAGAGCGTGCGCGGCGGCACGGCGGTCTTCCTCGGCCTGGCGCCGGCGACCTACGAAGTGCAGATTCGCGAGCGGGGGCGACTGGAAGCGACTCGACGGATCACGATCGATGGACCCGTACTGGCGGATGTCGTCATCGCCTCGGCGACCGGTATCGCAGCGGGAGGGGGAGTGGGAGAGGGCGACGGCAGGCAATGAACGGCTACGAGCACAAGCAGATCGAAGCGAAGTGGCAGGAGCGGTGGGAGCGGCAGCGCGCGTCGGAAGTCGATCTCAAGAACTCGCGCGAGAAGTACTACATGCTCATGATGTTCCCCTATCCGTCCGGAGACCGGCTGCACGTCGGTCACGGGCGCAACTACATTTTGGGCGACGCCCTCTACCGCTACCTGCGCATGCGCGGCCGGCGGGCGCTCAATCCGATGGGCTGGGACTCGTTCGGTCTTCCGGCGGAGAACGCGGCGATCCAGCGCGGCATCCATCCGCGCGACTGGACGCTCGACAACATCCGCGTCATGAAGAGCCAGTTCCGCAAGTGGGGGATCCTCTACGACTGGTCGAAAGAGATCACCTCCTGCCTTCCGGACTACTACAAGTTCAACCAGTGGCTCTTCCTGCAGATGCTGGAGAAGGGGCTCGCCTACAAGCGCCGCGCACCGGTCAACTGGTGTCCGAGCTGTCGCACGGTGCTCGCCAACGAGCAGGTCGTCGAAGGCGCCTGCGAGCGCTGTGGCACGGCGGTCGAGCAGCGCGAGCTCGAGCAGTGGTTCTTCCGCATCACGCAATACGCCGATCGCCTGCTCGCCGGGCTGGACGGCCTCGGCGGCTGGCCGGACAAGGTGAAGGCGATGCAGCGCAACTGGATCGGGCGCTCCCAGGGCGGCGAGATCGACTTCGCGGTCGTGGGACGCGCCGAATCGATCACCGTCTTCACCACGCGGCCCGACACCATCCACGGAGCGACCTTCCTCGTGCTCGCGCCCGAGCATCCGCTGGCCGCGACGCTCATCGCCGGACATCCGGAGCGCGAAGCGCTCGCGGCATGGATCGAGAAGGTCCGCAAGACGCCGCGCATCGAGCGCGAGGGCGAGAGCTCTCCCAAGGAGGGGCGCTTCACTGGTGCGATGGCGACCAATCGCGCGACCGGCGAGGCGATTCCCATCTGGCTCGCCAACTACGTCCTGCCCGACTACGGCAGCGGTGCGATCATGGCCGTGCCCGCCCACGACGCCCGCGACCTCGCGTTCGCCCGCCAGGAGAAGCTCGCGGTGCGGCTGGTCTACCATCCCGACCGGCCGCCCGGGGGACCGGACGCAGCGCTGCTGGCGGAGGAGATGGCGGCGCCGATCCTGCACGAAGGGCGCATCCGCGGCTGCGGGCAGTTCGACGGCCTCGCCGACGGCCCTGAGACCATCCAGCGCTTCATCGACTGGATGGAGAAGGAAGGCTGGGGGCGCGCCAAGGTGACCTACCGCCTGCGCGACTGGCTGATCTCGCGACAGCGCTATTGGGGGACGCCGATCCCGGTCGTCTATTGCGACGCCTGCGGCATCGTGCCCGTGCCCGAGAGCGAGCTGCCGATCGAGCTGCCCTACGACGTCGAGTTCACCGGCAAGGAGGGCAATCCGCTCTCGCGCTGCGAGTCGTTCGTGAACACGACCTGTCCGCGGTGCAAGGCACCGGCCCGTCGCGAGACCGACACGATGGACACGTTCGTCGACAGCTCCTGGTACTACCTGCGCTACCTTTCGCCGCGCGATCCGCAGCGCATCTTCGATTCCGAGATCGCGGCGCGATGGGCGCCTGTCGACCAGTACATCGGCGGTATCGAGCACGCGATCCTGCACCTGCTCTATGCGCGATTCATCTGCCGGGTGGTTCACGACATGGGTCTGGTGCCGTTCGAGGAGCCGTTCACCAACCTCTTCAACCAGGGAATGATCACCCGCTACGCCGAGAAGACCGGGCGGGTGGAGAAGATGTCGAAGTCCAAGGGCAACGCGGTTTCGCCGGATCCGCTGATCGACGAGATGGGCGCGGACACGGAACGCGTCTACACTCTCTTCCTGGGCCCGCCGGAGGACGAAGTCGAGTGGAGCGACGAGGCGGTCTCCGGGGCCTACAGGTTCCTGAATCGCATCTGGCGGGTGGCCGAGCGGCTGCACGACTGCCCGCCGACCGCGCCCTCCGATGACGCCCTGGAGCGCCTGCGCCACGTCACCATCCAGCGCGTGACACGGGATCTCGATCGCTTCAAATTCAACACGGCGGTCGCCGCGCTGATGGAGTTCCTGAACGGTCTGACGCGCGCCGTGGAGGAGAAGACGGCGTCGAAGATCTGCTGCGAGGCGGCGATCGACACGCTGGTGCAACTGCTGCATCCGATGGCGCCGCACATCACGGAGGAGATCTGGGAGATGCGCGGCAACGGGCAGTCGCTGCTCGAAAGCGATTGGCCGGTGCTCGACGAGGCGAAGCTCCAGCGGCAGCAGTTCCTGCTCGTCGTCCAGGTCGACGGGAAGCTCCGGGACCGCATCGAAGTGGAGAGCGCCTGGGGCGAGAAGGAGGTCCGGCGGGCGGTACTCCTTAGCCCGAAGGTGCGGGAGCACCTCGGAGGCAGGGAGATCGAGAAGTTCGTGTTCATTCCCGGACGGCTGGTGAACGTGGTGACTCGAAAGGACATGCCGGCATGAAGCGCTTTCCCCGTTCCGCCTTCTTTCTCCTCCTCGTCACCCTGGCCGGCTGCGGCTACTCGCTGGTCGGCAGGGGTTCGAACATTCCGGAAGAGGTCCGCCGTGTGCAGCTGGTGCCGCTCGAGAACGCCACGCCGCGCAGCCAGGTCGATCAGATCCTGACTCGCGCCCTGACGACCGAACTGGTCAATCGTCGCCGTTTCGAGGTGCTGAGCTCCGCGGAGGGTTCCGATGCCGTTCTCGCCGGCAAGGTGACCTCGTTCACCCTCAGTCCGGTGACCTTCGACAGCGAAGGACGAGCGACCGAGTACGAGATTGCCATCGTGGTGAGCGTGACGTTCAAGCAGGTGGGGACGGAGGTCCTGCTCTACGGCAACGACAACTACCTGTTCCGCAGCAGCTACGAGGTTCAGGCCTCGGAGCTCGGCTTCCAGGACCGCGAGACGCCGGCCATCGAGGCCACGGCGAAGGACTTCGCCGAGTCTCTCGTGACCGATCTGCTCGAAGGCTTCTGAGGAGGGGTTGCGGCATGGACCGGCGACCCGAGGGGGTCGCCGGGGTCCGGAGCATCTTCTTCTGCTTCTTCTTCTGTTACTGGGCCTTGCGCAGCGAAGCCACCAGGCGGGACTTGGTCCGCGCCGCAGTGTTGCGATGAATGATGCCCTTCTGGGCCGTCGAGTCCACGACCTTGATGGTCAGCGGCAGGAGCTCTTGGGCCTTCTTCTCGTCGCCCGAAGCGACCGCTGCGCGCAGCTTCTTGACGGCGGTCCGCATCCGCGAGCGCATCGTACGATTCTTGATCCGCTGAGCCTCAGACTTTTCGGCGCGCTTCTTGGCCGACTTGGTGTTCGCCATGGTGAACCCTTTCGCTTCGATCTAAGAGAATGCCCAGTCCGGGCAAAACGGGATTCTACTACTTCCGGCCTCCGGGATCAACGCCAAGGCTCTGCAGTCGCTGTTTGGCCAGGTTGGCTTCGTCCGAGGACGGAAAGCTCTTGACCACGTTCTGCAGCTGCACGATACCGTCCTTCTTCTGTCCCTGCTCGAGGAGCGCGAAGCCCTTCTTGAGCAGCGCGCTCGCCGTCTTGTCGCTGCGCGGGAACTGCTTCAGCACCCGGTCGTACTCGGCGATCGCCTCGACGTACTTCTGCTGGCGGTAGAAACACTCGCCGATCCAGTAGATGGCATTGTCCGTCAGGTCGGTATCGGGAAATGCCTCCAGGTACTGCTTGAAGCCGAGCATCGCGAGGTCGTAGTTGCCGCGCAGATAATCGCTGTAGGAGGTCTGATAGAGAGTCTCCGGATCCGAGCTCACCGCGGCCGAAGGCTGCGATCCGTCCGCCGCCGCGCCCGGAATCAGGGGAGCTGTGCGCGAGGCTTTGAGGTCCTGGTTCGTGGCGGCGATCTGCTGTGAGACCTGCGCCAGACGGTAGTTGGTGTCCTCGAGCTTGTCCTGCAGCTGGGCGATCTGGGCCGAAAGGCTGTTGATGTCCAGCCGCATGTCGGCTTCGGCCTTGAGCAGCGCGTCGGTCTGGCGCTGGATCGTCGCCTCGAGCTGGGCCACTTCCTGTTTGCTCGAGCCTTGCTGCTGCAGCTGCGACGCCTGCTTCTGGACGTCGGCGATCTGGTCGCTCAGCGCGTCGATGTCGGTCGAGGAGACGCAGCCACCGATCGCCACTCCGGCGGCGATCAGGGCTGCGAAGGCTGCGCGCTTTTGCAGAATCGTCCTGCCGGCCTGGTTCATTCCGGGCAACGATCGCACCTCAACCGACGTTCGTGCGTCCGGTGACGACGAAGTGGGCCCTGCGGTTCATGGCCCAGCAACTCTCGCTGCTCGCGGTGCACTGCGGACGCTCCTCGCCATAGCTGATCGAACGCATCCTGGACGCGGCGACGCCGAGGGAAGTGATGTAGTCGCGGGCCGATCCGGAGCGCCGGGCGCCGAGCGCGAGGTTGTATTCGTTGGTGCCGCGCTCGTCGCAGTGGCCCTCGATCGTCACTTCGAACTCGGGGTGGGCACGCAGCCAGTCGGCGTTCGCCGCCAGGCGGGCGCGGGCGTCGTCGCGCAGGTCGGCCTTGTCGTATTCGAAGAAGACGTCGCCCAGGAGGCCCTGCTTGACCAGGTAGTCGTTGATCTTCGCGAGATCGGGGTCCTTCAGCGGGTCGTTCTCGGTCGGGTCCACGACCGCCGGGCGCGCCTGCGGATTGACGTCGGTGGCGGGCGGCGGCGTGGCCACAGTGTTCGCATCGACGTCGCTGGTTTTCGGAGCCTTCTTGGCGCAAGCCGTCACGACCATGGAGAGTGCCAGCAGGGCTGTCCAGAGGATTCGACGCGTGTTCATTTTCATCTCCTTGGTGTTGGACCGGAACGGGGACTCCTGTGGAGTCCGAAGCCGCTTGAAATCTAGCACATGCAAGTTGGAATCCAGCCCTGGATCGCGCTCAGGGAAGATATCCGGACCAGTCGGGCGCGCGATTCGCGCCTTCGAATGTGAGCTGCTCCGCAGGCGCCCCGTAGCGCGCCTCCATGACGAAGATCTGGACGCCGCCGGCCCGGGTCGAGCTGAAGGCGAGCCGCCGCCCATCCGGTGAGAAGACGGGCGTTTC is from Thermoanaerobaculia bacterium and encodes:
- a CDS encoding leucine--tRNA ligase; the encoded protein is MNGYEHKQIEAKWQERWERQRASEVDLKNSREKYYMLMMFPYPSGDRLHVGHGRNYILGDALYRYLRMRGRRALNPMGWDSFGLPAENAAIQRGIHPRDWTLDNIRVMKSQFRKWGILYDWSKEITSCLPDYYKFNQWLFLQMLEKGLAYKRRAPVNWCPSCRTVLANEQVVEGACERCGTAVEQRELEQWFFRITQYADRLLAGLDGLGGWPDKVKAMQRNWIGRSQGGEIDFAVVGRAESITVFTTRPDTIHGATFLVLAPEHPLAATLIAGHPEREALAAWIEKVRKTPRIEREGESSPKEGRFTGAMATNRATGEAIPIWLANYVLPDYGSGAIMAVPAHDARDLAFARQEKLAVRLVYHPDRPPGGPDAALLAEEMAAPILHEGRIRGCGQFDGLADGPETIQRFIDWMEKEGWGRAKVTYRLRDWLISRQRYWGTPIPVVYCDACGIVPVPESELPIELPYDVEFTGKEGNPLSRCESFVNTTCPRCKAPARRETDTMDTFVDSSWYYLRYLSPRDPQRIFDSEIAARWAPVDQYIGGIEHAILHLLYARFICRVVHDMGLVPFEEPFTNLFNQGMITRYAEKTGRVEKMSKSKGNAVSPDPLIDEMGADTERVYTLFLGPPEDEVEWSDEAVSGAYRFLNRIWRVAERLHDCPPTAPSDDALERLRHVTIQRVTRDLDRFKFNTAVAALMEFLNGLTRAVEEKTASKICCEAAIDTLVQLLHPMAPHITEEIWEMRGNGQSLLESDWPVLDEAKLQRQQFLLVVQVDGKLRDRIEVESAWGEKEVRRAVLLSPKVREHLGGREIEKFVFIPGRLVNVVTRKDMPA
- the rpsT gene encoding 30S ribosomal protein S20, encoding MANTKSAKKRAEKSEAQRIKNRTMRSRMRTAVKKLRAAVASGDEKKAQELLPLTIKVVDSTAQKGIIHRNTAARTKSRLVASLRKAQ
- the ybgF gene encoding tol-pal system protein YbgF → MPGMNQAGRTILQKRAAFAALIAAGVAIGGCVSSTDIDALSDQIADVQKQASQLQQQGSSKQEVAQLEATIQRQTDALLKAEADMRLDINSLSAQIAQLQDKLEDTNYRLAQVSQQIAATNQDLKASRTAPLIPGAAADGSQPSAAVSSDPETLYQTSYSDYLRGNYDLAMLGFKQYLEAFPDTDLTDNAIYWIGECFYRQQKYVEAIAEYDRVLKQFPRSDKTASALLKKGFALLEQGQKKDGIVQLQNVVKSFPSSDEANLAKQRLQSLGVDPGGRK
- the pal gene encoding peptidoglycan-associated lipoprotein Pal, translating into MVVTACAKKAPKTSDVDANTVATPPPATDVNPQARPAVVDPTENDPLKDPDLAKINDYLVKQGLLGDVFFEYDKADLRDDARARLAANADWLRAHPEFEVTIEGHCDERGTNEYNLALGARRSGSARDYITSLGVAASRMRSISYGEERPQCTASSESCWAMNRRAHFVVTGRTNVG